The proteins below are encoded in one region of Homo sapiens chromosome 2, GRCh38.p14 Primary Assembly:
- the CCDC74B gene encoding coiled-coil domain-containing protein 74B isoform X7 produces the protein MSGAGVAAGTRPPSSPTPGSRRRRQRPSVGVQSLRPQSPQLRQSDPQKRNLDLEKSLQFLQQQHSEMLAKLHEEIEHLKRENKDLRYKLIMNQTSQKKDSLSTSSFQSVKSISNSANSQGKARPQPGSFNKQDSKADVPQKADLEEEPLLHNSKLDKVPGVQGQARKEKAEASNAGAACMGNSQHQGRQMGAAAHPPMILPLPLRKPTTLRQCEVLIRELWNTNLLQTQELQHLKSLLEGSQRPQAVPEEASFPRDQEATHFPKVSTKSLSKKCLLLSPPVAERAILPALKQTPKNNFAERQKRLQAMQKRRLHRSVL, from the exons ATGAGCGGTGCGGGGGTGGCGGCTGGGACGCGGCCCCCCAGCTCGCCGACCCCGGGCTCTCGGCGCCGGCGCCAGCGCCCCTCTGTGGGCGTCCAGTCCTTGAGGCCGCAGAGCCCGCAGCTCAGGCAGAGCGACCCGCAGAAACGGAACCTGGACCTGGAGAAGAGCCTACAGTTCCTGCAGCAGCAGCACTCGGAGATGCTGGCCAAGCTCCATGAGGAGATCGAGCATCTGAAGCGGGAAAACAAGG ATCTCCGTTACAAGCTCATAATGAATCAGACATCACAGAAGAAAG ACAGCCTCTCCACGTCAAGCTTCCAGTCTGTCAAGTCCATCTCTAATTCAG CCAACTCTCAAGGCAAGGCCAGGCCCCAGCCCGGCTCCTTCAACAAGCAAGATTCAAAAGCTGACGTCCCCCAGAAGGCGGACCTGGAAGAGGAGCCCCTACTTCACAACAGCAAGCTGGACAAGGTTCCTGGGGTACAAGGGCAGGCCAG AAAGGAGAAAGCAGAGGCCTCTAACGCAGGAGCTGCCTGTATGGGGAACAGCCAGCACCAGGGCAGGCAGATGGGGGCGGCGGCACACCCCCCAATGATCCTGCCCCTTCCCCTGCGAAAGCCCACCACACTTAGGCAGTGCGAAGTGCTCATCCGCGAGCTGTGGAATACCAACCTCCTGCAGACCCAAGAG CTGCAGCACCTCAAGTCCCTCCTGGAAGGGAGCCAGAGGCCCCAGGCAGTCCCGGAGGAAGCTAGCTTTCCCAG GGACCAAGAAGCCACGCATTTCCCCAAGGTCTCCACCAAGAGCCTCTCCAAGAAATG CCTGCTTCTGAGCCCACCTGTGGCGGAGCGTGCCATCCTGCCCGCACTGAAGCAGACCCCGAAGAACAACTTTGCCGAGAGGCAGAAGAGGCTGCAGGCAATGCAGAAACGGCGCCTGCATCGCTCGGTGCTTTGA
- the CCDC74B gene encoding coiled-coil domain-containing protein 74B isoform X5 yields the protein MSGAGVAAGTRPPSSPTPGSRRRRQRPSVGVQSLRPQSPQLRQSDPQKRNLDLEKSLQFLQQQHSEMLAKLHEEIEHLKRENKGEPARGPRPALPPQAHSTLPLPQHRNTAINSSTRLGSGGTQDDLRYKLIMNQTSQKKDSLSTSSFQSVKSISNSANSQGKARPQPGSFNKQDSKADVPQKADLEEEPLLHNSKLDKVPGVQGQARKEKAEASNAGAACMGNSQHQGRQMGAAAHPPMILPLPLRKPTTLRQCEVLIRELWNTNLLQTQELQHLKSLLEGSQRPQAVPEEASFPRDQEATHFPKVSTKSLSKKCLLLSPPVAERAILPALKQTPKNNFAERQKRLQAMQKRRLHRSVL from the exons ATGAGCGGTGCGGGGGTGGCGGCTGGGACGCGGCCCCCCAGCTCGCCGACCCCGGGCTCTCGGCGCCGGCGCCAGCGCCCCTCTGTGGGCGTCCAGTCCTTGAGGCCGCAGAGCCCGCAGCTCAGGCAGAGCGACCCGCAGAAACGGAACCTGGACCTGGAGAAGAGCCTACAGTTCCTGCAGCAGCAGCACTCGGAGATGCTGGCCAAGCTCCATGAGGAGATCGAGCATCTGAAGCGGGAAAACAAGGGTGAGCCGGCGCGGGGCCCTAGGCCGGCCCTGCCTCCCCAGGCACACTCAACACTGCCGCTCCCGCAGCACAGAAACACAGCCATCAACTCCAGCACACGCCTGGGCTCAGGGGGAACACAGGACG ATCTCCGTTACAAGCTCATAATGAATCAGACATCACAGAAGAAAG ACAGCCTCTCCACGTCAAGCTTCCAGTCTGTCAAGTCCATCTCTAATTCAG CCAACTCTCAAGGCAAGGCCAGGCCCCAGCCCGGCTCCTTCAACAAGCAAGATTCAAAAGCTGACGTCCCCCAGAAGGCGGACCTGGAAGAGGAGCCCCTACTTCACAACAGCAAGCTGGACAAGGTTCCTGGGGTACAAGGGCAGGCCAG AAAGGAGAAAGCAGAGGCCTCTAACGCAGGAGCTGCCTGTATGGGGAACAGCCAGCACCAGGGCAGGCAGATGGGGGCGGCGGCACACCCCCCAATGATCCTGCCCCTTCCCCTGCGAAAGCCCACCACACTTAGGCAGTGCGAAGTGCTCATCCGCGAGCTGTGGAATACCAACCTCCTGCAGACCCAAGAG CTGCAGCACCTCAAGTCCCTCCTGGAAGGGAGCCAGAGGCCCCAGGCAGTCCCGGAGGAAGCTAGCTTTCCCAG GGACCAAGAAGCCACGCATTTCCCCAAGGTCTCCACCAAGAGCCTCTCCAAGAAATG CCTGCTTCTGAGCCCACCTGTGGCGGAGCGTGCCATCCTGCCCGCACTGAAGCAGACCCCGAAGAACAACTTTGCCGAGAGGCAGAAGAGGCTGCAGGCAATGCAGAAACGGCGCCTGCATCGCTCGGTGCTTTGA
- the CCDC74B gene encoding coiled-coil domain-containing protein 74B isoform X8, with protein sequence MSGAGVAAGTRPPSSPTPGSRRRRQRPSVGVQSLRPQSPQLRQSDPQKRNLDLEKSLQFLQQQHSEMLAKLHEEIEHLKRENKGEPARGPRPALPPQAHSTLPLPQHRNTAINSSTRLGSGGTQDDLRYKLIMNQTSQKKDGPSGNHLSRASAPLGARWVCINGVWVEPGGPSPARLKEGSSRTHRPGGKHGRLAGGSADTVRSPADSLSTSSFQSVKSISNSVTGLVGSDLQPTLKARPGPSPAPSTSKIQKLTSPRRRTWKRSPYFTTASWTRFLGYKGRPERRKQRPLTQELPVWGTASTRAGRWGRRHTPQ encoded by the exons ATGAGCGGTGCGGGGGTGGCGGCTGGGACGCGGCCCCCCAGCTCGCCGACCCCGGGCTCTCGGCGCCGGCGCCAGCGCCCCTCTGTGGGCGTCCAGTCCTTGAGGCCGCAGAGCCCGCAGCTCAGGCAGAGCGACCCGCAGAAACGGAACCTGGACCTGGAGAAGAGCCTACAGTTCCTGCAGCAGCAGCACTCGGAGATGCTGGCCAAGCTCCATGAGGAGATCGAGCATCTGAAGCGGGAAAACAAGGGTGAGCCGGCGCGGGGCCCTAGGCCGGCCCTGCCTCCCCAGGCACACTCAACACTGCCGCTCCCGCAGCACAGAAACACAGCCATCAACTCCAGCACACGCCTGGGCTCAGGGGGAACACAGGACG ATCTCCGTTACAAGCTCATAATGAATCAGACATCACAGAAGAAAG ATGGCCCCTCAGGAAACCACCTTTCCAGGGCCTCTGCTCCCTTGGGCGCTCGCTGGGTCTGCATCAACGGAGTGTGGGTAGAGCCGGGAGGACCCAGCCCTGCCAGGCTGAAGGAGGGCTCCTCACGGACACACAGGCCAGGAGGCAAGCATGGGCGTCTTGCGGGCGGTAGCGCCGACACTGTGCGCTCTCCTGCAGACAGCCTCTCCACGTCAAGCTTCCAGTCTGTCAAGTCCATCTCTAATTCAG TGACCGGCCTTGTAGGGTCTGACTTGCAGCCAACTCTCAAGGCAAGGCCAGGCCCCAGCCCGGCTCCTTCAACAAGCAAGATTCAAAAGCTGACGTCCCCCAGAAGGCGGACCTGGAAGAGGAGCCCCTACTTCACAACAGCAAGCTGGACAAGGTTCCTGGGGTACAAGGGCAGGCCAG AAAGGAGAAAGCAGAGGCCTCTAACGCAGGAGCTGCCTGTATGGGGAACAGCCAGCACCAGGGCAGGCAGATGGGGGCGGCGGCACACCCCCCAATGA
- the CCDC74B gene encoding coiled-coil domain-containing protein 74B isoform X11: MSGAGVAAGTRPPSSPTPGSRRRRQRPSVGVQSLRPQSPQLRQSDPQKRNLDLEKSLQFLQQQHSEMLAKLHEEIEHLKRENKGEPARGPRPALPPQAHSTLPLPQHRNTAINSSTRLGSGGTQDDLRYKLIMNQTSQKKDSLSTSSFQSVKSISNSGSDLQPTLKARPGPSPAPSTSKIQKLTSPRRRTWKRSPYFTTASWTRFLGYKGRPERRKQRPLTQELPVWGTASTRAGRWGRRHTPQ; encoded by the exons ATGAGCGGTGCGGGGGTGGCGGCTGGGACGCGGCCCCCCAGCTCGCCGACCCCGGGCTCTCGGCGCCGGCGCCAGCGCCCCTCTGTGGGCGTCCAGTCCTTGAGGCCGCAGAGCCCGCAGCTCAGGCAGAGCGACCCGCAGAAACGGAACCTGGACCTGGAGAAGAGCCTACAGTTCCTGCAGCAGCAGCACTCGGAGATGCTGGCCAAGCTCCATGAGGAGATCGAGCATCTGAAGCGGGAAAACAAGGGTGAGCCGGCGCGGGGCCCTAGGCCGGCCCTGCCTCCCCAGGCACACTCAACACTGCCGCTCCCGCAGCACAGAAACACAGCCATCAACTCCAGCACACGCCTGGGCTCAGGGGGAACACAGGACG ATCTCCGTTACAAGCTCATAATGAATCAGACATCACAGAAGAAAG ACAGCCTCTCCACGTCAAGCTTCCAGTCTGTCAAGTCCATCTCTAATTCAG GGTCTGACTTGCAGCCAACTCTCAAGGCAAGGCCAGGCCCCAGCCCGGCTCCTTCAACAAGCAAGATTCAAAAGCTGACGTCCCCCAGAAGGCGGACCTGGAAGAGGAGCCCCTACTTCACAACAGCAAGCTGGACAAGGTTCCTGGGGTACAAGGGCAGGCCAG AAAGGAGAAAGCAGAGGCCTCTAACGCAGGAGCTGCCTGTATGGGGAACAGCCAGCACCAGGGCAGGCAGATGGGGGCGGCGGCACACCCCCCAATGA
- the CCDC74B gene encoding coiled-coil domain-containing protein 74B isoform X9 yields MSGAGVAAGTRPPSSPTPGSRRRRQRPSVGVQSLRPQSPQLRQSDPQKRNLDLEKSLQFLQQQHSEMLAKLHEEIEHLKRENKGEPARGPRPALPPQAHSTLPLPQHRNTAINSSTRLGSGGTQDDLRYKLIMNQTSQKKDGPSGNHLSRASAPLGARWVCINGVWVEPGGPSPARLKEGSSRTHRPGGKHGRLAGGSADTVRSPADSLSTSSFQSVKSISNSGSDLQPTLKARPGPSPAPSTSKIQKLTSPRRRTWKRSPYFTTASWTRFLGYKGRPERRKQRPLTQELPVWGTASTRAGRWGRRHTPQ; encoded by the exons ATGAGCGGTGCGGGGGTGGCGGCTGGGACGCGGCCCCCCAGCTCGCCGACCCCGGGCTCTCGGCGCCGGCGCCAGCGCCCCTCTGTGGGCGTCCAGTCCTTGAGGCCGCAGAGCCCGCAGCTCAGGCAGAGCGACCCGCAGAAACGGAACCTGGACCTGGAGAAGAGCCTACAGTTCCTGCAGCAGCAGCACTCGGAGATGCTGGCCAAGCTCCATGAGGAGATCGAGCATCTGAAGCGGGAAAACAAGGGTGAGCCGGCGCGGGGCCCTAGGCCGGCCCTGCCTCCCCAGGCACACTCAACACTGCCGCTCCCGCAGCACAGAAACACAGCCATCAACTCCAGCACACGCCTGGGCTCAGGGGGAACACAGGACG ATCTCCGTTACAAGCTCATAATGAATCAGACATCACAGAAGAAAG ATGGCCCCTCAGGAAACCACCTTTCCAGGGCCTCTGCTCCCTTGGGCGCTCGCTGGGTCTGCATCAACGGAGTGTGGGTAGAGCCGGGAGGACCCAGCCCTGCCAGGCTGAAGGAGGGCTCCTCACGGACACACAGGCCAGGAGGCAAGCATGGGCGTCTTGCGGGCGGTAGCGCCGACACTGTGCGCTCTCCTGCAGACAGCCTCTCCACGTCAAGCTTCCAGTCTGTCAAGTCCATCTCTAATTCAG GGTCTGACTTGCAGCCAACTCTCAAGGCAAGGCCAGGCCCCAGCCCGGCTCCTTCAACAAGCAAGATTCAAAAGCTGACGTCCCCCAGAAGGCGGACCTGGAAGAGGAGCCCCTACTTCACAACAGCAAGCTGGACAAGGTTCCTGGGGTACAAGGGCAGGCCAG AAAGGAGAAAGCAGAGGCCTCTAACGCAGGAGCTGCCTGTATGGGGAACAGCCAGCACCAGGGCAGGCAGATGGGGGCGGCGGCACACCCCCCAATGA
- the CCDC74B gene encoding coiled-coil domain-containing protein 74B isoform X12: MSGAGVAAGTRPPSSPTPGSRRRRQRPSVGVQSLRPQSPQLRQSDPQKRNLDLEKSLQFLQQQHSEMLAKLHEEIEHLKRENKGEPARGPRPALPPQAHSTLPLPQHRNTAINSSTRLGSGGTQDDLRYKLIMNQTSQKKDGPSGNHLSRASAPLGARWVCINGVWVEPGGPSPARLKEGSSRTHRPGGKHGRLAGGSADTVRSPADSLSTSSFQSVKSISNSAVPGKLGR; encoded by the exons ATGAGCGGTGCGGGGGTGGCGGCTGGGACGCGGCCCCCCAGCTCGCCGACCCCGGGCTCTCGGCGCCGGCGCCAGCGCCCCTCTGTGGGCGTCCAGTCCTTGAGGCCGCAGAGCCCGCAGCTCAGGCAGAGCGACCCGCAGAAACGGAACCTGGACCTGGAGAAGAGCCTACAGTTCCTGCAGCAGCAGCACTCGGAGATGCTGGCCAAGCTCCATGAGGAGATCGAGCATCTGAAGCGGGAAAACAAGGGTGAGCCGGCGCGGGGCCCTAGGCCGGCCCTGCCTCCCCAGGCACACTCAACACTGCCGCTCCCGCAGCACAGAAACACAGCCATCAACTCCAGCACACGCCTGGGCTCAGGGGGAACACAGGACG ATCTCCGTTACAAGCTCATAATGAATCAGACATCACAGAAGAAAG ATGGCCCCTCAGGAAACCACCTTTCCAGGGCCTCTGCTCCCTTGGGCGCTCGCTGGGTCTGCATCAACGGAGTGTGGGTAGAGCCGGGAGGACCCAGCCCTGCCAGGCTGAAGGAGGGCTCCTCACGGACACACAGGCCAGGAGGCAAGCATGGGCGTCTTGCGGGCGGTAGCGCCGACACTGTGCGCTCTCCTGCAGACAGCCTCTCCACGTCAAGCTTCCAGTCTGTCAAGTCCATCTCTAATTCAG CTGTTCCTGGAAAACTTGGGCGGTGA